A genomic segment from Bradyrhizobium sp. CB1015 encodes:
- a CDS encoding VOC family protein: protein MTIDLTRRTLLQLAGATSLAMAAAAAARAEGTPQGGGPTFASRTPMRVGMVTLRVKNLDKVADYYRDVIGLTVMERSAATAKLGTSGLTLLVLEARPDAVIEPRNAAGLYHTAFLMPTRKDLARWLVHAASHRVPLSGFADHLVSESVYLDDPEGNGIEVYADRDPSQWQWSDGSVNMATDELNIPDLLSLTNTRVPDYAKAPDGMRIGHMHLRVGDLAQAESFYHGTVGLDPTRRRNGAAFLASGRYHHHLGMNVWQSQGAGQRDDFTTGLAWFSLVMAKPELLAAQEERLRKGGVKITALADGVEAVDPWGTRVRLLRV from the coding sequence ATGACCATCGATCTCACCCGCCGCACCCTGTTGCAGCTCGCCGGCGCCACCTCGCTCGCGATGGCCGCCGCAGCCGCCGCCCGTGCCGAGGGCACACCGCAGGGCGGCGGCCCGACGTTTGCCAGCCGCACGCCGATGCGCGTCGGCATGGTGACGCTGCGGGTGAAGAACCTCGACAAGGTGGCCGATTACTACCGCGACGTGATCGGGCTGACCGTGATGGAGCGCTCGGCGGCCACAGCCAAGCTCGGCACGTCAGGCCTCACGCTGCTGGTGTTGGAGGCCCGGCCCGATGCCGTAATCGAGCCGCGCAACGCCGCCGGCCTCTACCACACCGCCTTCCTGATGCCGACGCGCAAGGATCTGGCGCGCTGGCTGGTTCATGCCGCCTCGCACCGAGTGCCGTTGTCGGGCTTCGCCGATCATCTCGTCAGCGAATCCGTCTATCTCGACGACCCCGAAGGCAACGGCATCGAGGTCTATGCCGACCGCGATCCCTCGCAATGGCAATGGAGCGACGGCAGCGTGAACATGGCAACGGACGAGCTCAACATCCCCGACCTGTTGTCGCTGACCAACACGCGCGTTCCTGATTACGCCAAGGCGCCGGACGGAATGCGCATCGGCCACATGCATCTGCGCGTCGGCGATCTCGCGCAGGCCGAGAGCTTCTATCACGGCACTGTCGGCCTCGACCCGACCCGCCGCCGCAACGGCGCCGCGTTCCTGGCGTCGGGCCGCTATCACCATCACCTCGGCATGAACGTCTGGCAGAGCCAGGGCGCCGGCCAGCGCGACGATTTCACGACCGGTCTTGCCTGGTTCTCGCTGGTGATGGCGAAGCCGGAGCTGCTCGCCGCGCAGGAAGAACGGCTGCGCAAGGGCGGGGTGAAGATCACTGCACTTGCCGACGGCGTGGAGGCGGTCGATCCCTGGGGCACGCGGGTGCGTCTGCTCAGGGTTTGA
- a CDS encoding S1C family serine protease, with the protein MTDLSPLSSLSSALADVVARSAPSVVAVHSHRSRATGFAWKPGLIVTADEALADEGAVQIGLADGGTAAATIVGRDHTTDIALLRTDGAIAPVKLAATVPPLGALSVVVATNRETPSAALGMVSASGKSWRSLRGGDIDARIELDVRLRDSQQGGLALDASGEAFGMAVLGPRRVLVIPTATIERVAPQLEARGRIARGYLGLGLQPVRLDDGTGAMVMNVDKAGPSAAAGIRQGDVIVAVNGQKLSGVRALSRTLGPASVGTVVEVAALRGGEPISFKVTIGERPEA; encoded by the coding sequence ATGACCGATCTAAGTCCCCTGTCCTCATTGTCGTCCGCGCTCGCGGATGTGGTGGCGCGCTCCGCGCCGTCCGTCGTGGCCGTGCATTCGCATCGTTCCCGCGCAACGGGCTTTGCCTGGAAGCCCGGCCTCATCGTCACCGCCGATGAAGCCCTGGCCGACGAGGGGGCAGTCCAGATCGGCCTTGCGGACGGCGGCACCGCGGCCGCCACGATCGTCGGCCGCGACCATACGACCGATATCGCGCTATTGCGCACGGATGGCGCCATCGCGCCGGTCAAGCTCGCCGCAACCGTCCCGCCGCTTGGCGCATTGTCGGTCGTGGTCGCGACCAACCGGGAGACACCCAGCGCGGCGCTCGGGATGGTGTCGGCGTCCGGCAAGAGCTGGCGCTCCTTGCGCGGCGGCGACATCGACGCGCGGATCGAGCTCGATGTCCGCCTGCGGGACAGCCAGCAGGGCGGGCTTGCGCTCGATGCGTCGGGCGAAGCCTTTGGCATGGCCGTGCTCGGCCCGCGGCGCGTGCTGGTGATCCCGACGGCGACGATCGAGCGTGTCGCGCCCCAGCTCGAGGCGCGTGGCCGCATCGCGCGCGGCTATCTCGGCCTCGGACTGCAGCCGGTGCGGCTCGACGACGGTACCGGTGCCATGGTGATGAATGTCGACAAGGCCGGGCCTTCGGCCGCGGCCGGCATTCGCCAGGGCGACGTGATCGTGGCGGTCAACGGCCAGAAACTGTCGGGCGTGCGCGCACTGTCGCGGACGCTGGGACCTGCGAGCGTCGGCACGGTGGTCGAGGTCGCCGCGCTCCGCGGCGGCGAGCCGATCAGCTTCAAGGTCACAATCGGCGAGAGGCCGGAGGCGTGA
- a CDS encoding response regulator transcription factor, translated as MSEDKTAEIVLSLEIDDSALADRLAALLGNVAGLRLAAPGEQPAATIVARDPRISPADIALTQRELDVLALMAEGASNKMIARQLGISVHTVKFHVGSLLDKLDATGRTDAVAHAARRGVIEL; from the coding sequence GTGAGCGAGGACAAGACGGCCGAGATCGTATTGTCGCTAGAGATCGACGATTCCGCCCTCGCCGACCGCCTGGCGGCGCTGCTCGGCAATGTCGCCGGGCTTCGCCTCGCCGCGCCCGGCGAGCAGCCTGCCGCGACAATCGTCGCCCGCGATCCACGTATCAGCCCTGCGGACATCGCGCTGACGCAGCGCGAGCTCGACGTGCTGGCGCTGATGGCCGAGGGCGCCTCCAACAAGATGATCGCGCGGCAGCTCGGCATCTCCGTGCACACCGTCAAATTCCATGTCGGCTCGCTGCTCGACAAGCTCGACGCCACCGGTCGCACCGATGCAGTCGCGCATGCGGCACGCCGCGGCGTGATCGAGCTCTGA
- a CDS encoding HAMP domain-containing sensor histidine kinase produces the protein MLLAKTLRSSTFRLALIAIAAFGMIVAAIMAYVYFGTLAYVESRLGTVGDHDGFTGMIELAMAAVAALLLVLAGLAAVLVTRRTVGRIEQINATSRAIMLAGLDQRIPLRGSNDEWDRVAENLNQMLDRIETLMGEVKQVSDNVAHDLRTPLTRMRGRLEKAYHAPRNSEADAALIGDTIADLDAVLGMFASITRISEIETRARTGAFRALDLSEIAAEVVELYDAAAEQTATRLSLDGDRKVAITGDRDLLFDAIANLVDNAIKHGRKGGHVIVSCRGADGGAVISIADDGPGIPAEQREHVFKRFYRLEQSRYTPGNGLGLSLVAAVARLHGAEIALHDNAPGLKVELSFPPTSAK, from the coding sequence GTGCTCCTGGCTAAGACGCTTCGCTCCTCGACCTTCCGCCTGGCGCTGATTGCGATCGCAGCGTTCGGAATGATCGTCGCGGCGATCATGGCTTACGTCTATTTCGGCACCTTGGCCTATGTGGAGAGCCGGCTCGGCACGGTTGGCGATCATGACGGCTTTACCGGCATGATCGAGCTCGCGATGGCCGCCGTCGCCGCGCTGCTGCTGGTGCTCGCCGGGCTTGCGGCCGTGCTGGTGACGCGGCGCACCGTGGGACGGATCGAGCAGATCAATGCCACGAGCCGCGCCATCATGCTCGCAGGCCTCGACCAGCGTATCCCCTTGCGCGGCAGCAACGACGAGTGGGATCGTGTCGCCGAAAACCTCAACCAGATGCTCGACCGCATCGAGACGCTGATGGGCGAGGTCAAGCAGGTCAGCGACAATGTCGCGCACGATCTGCGCACGCCGCTGACGCGCATGCGCGGCCGGCTGGAGAAGGCCTACCACGCCCCGCGCAACAGCGAGGCGGATGCGGCGCTGATCGGCGACACCATCGCCGATCTCGATGCCGTGCTCGGCATGTTCGCCTCCATCACGCGGATCTCGGAGATCGAGACCCGCGCCCGCACCGGCGCCTTCCGCGCGCTTGATCTTTCCGAGATCGCCGCCGAGGTGGTCGAGCTCTACGATGCCGCCGCCGAGCAGACTGCCACGCGCCTCAGCCTCGATGGTGACCGCAAGGTCGCGATCACCGGCGACCGCGACCTCTTGTTCGACGCCATCGCCAATCTCGTCGACAACGCCATCAAGCATGGCCGCAAGGGTGGGCATGTGATTGTGAGCTGCCGCGGGGCCGATGGCGGTGCGGTGATCTCGATTGCCGACGACGGTCCCGGCATTCCCGCCGAGCAGCGCGAACATGTCTTCAAGCGTTTCTACCGGCTCGAGCAGAGCCGGTACACGCCGGGCAATGGTCTCGGCCTCAGCCTCGTTGCCGCGGTCGCGCGGCTTCATGGCGCCGAGATTGCGCTGCATGACAATGCGCCGGGCCTGAAGGTCGAGCTCAGCTTCCCGCCGACTTCGGCGAAGTGA
- a CDS encoding response regulator transcription factor → MSGGHRRILVVEDDPETAGQLVEELTVSGYDVDLATNGREALSHGAARDYAVITIDRMLPDIDGISVMRQLRDDGIAAPFLIISALGEVDDRVRGLRAGGDDYLVKPFSFTELLARLEALGRRSETIAKETLLRVGDLAIDLIARSASRRGRKIPLLPREFQLLEYLVRNEGRVVSRAMLLQHVWDLHFDPSTNIIDVYVGRVRRKVDDAQAYPLIHTIRGIGYCLRAPG, encoded by the coding sequence ATGAGCGGAGGTCACCGCCGCATCCTGGTCGTCGAGGACGATCCGGAGACCGCAGGCCAGCTCGTCGAGGAGCTGACGGTTTCGGGCTACGACGTCGACCTCGCCACCAATGGCCGCGAAGCCCTCAGCCACGGCGCCGCGCGCGACTATGCGGTGATCACCATCGACCGCATGCTGCCCGATATCGACGGCATCAGCGTGATGCGCCAGCTGCGCGACGACGGCATTGCCGCCCCCTTCCTGATCATCTCCGCGCTCGGCGAAGTCGACGACCGCGTGCGCGGCCTGCGCGCCGGCGGCGACGACTACCTCGTCAAGCCGTTCTCCTTCACCGAATTGCTGGCGCGGCTCGAGGCGCTCGGCCGCCGCAGCGAGACCATCGCCAAGGAAACGCTGCTGCGCGTCGGCGATCTCGCCATCGACCTGATCGCGCGCAGCGCCTCTCGCCGGGGCCGCAAGATCCCGCTGCTGCCGCGGGAATTCCAGCTGCTCGAATATCTCGTCCGCAACGAGGGCCGCGTCGTCTCCCGCGCGATGCTGCTGCAGCACGTCTGGGACCTGCATTTCGATCCCTCCACCAACATCATCGACGTCTATGTCGGCCGCGTCCGCCGCAAGGTCGACGATGCCCAGGCCTATCCGCTGATCCACACCATCCGCGGCATCGGATATTGCCTCCGTGCTCCTGGCTAA
- the ltrA gene encoding group II intron reverse transcriptase/maturase has protein sequence MNRCGKSDAAVVAGKPANEAERSAEEQVEQRAVTEGNADQQSTSRTPSRTSVTPALERIRRTARERKKERFTALLHHINPDLLAAEFFALKKHAAAGADGVTWRDYEQNLKANLEDLHARIHRGAYRPQPSRRVYIPKPDGRQRPLAIAALEDKIVQRATAAVLNAIYEEDFLGFSYGFRPGRSTHDAMNALMVGIERRKVNFIVDADIRAFFDTVDQEWLIRFVEHRIGDQRIIRLIRKWLKAGVLEEGTVRVSEQGTAQGAVISPLLANIYLHYALDLWAERFRRREATGDMIIVRYADDFIVGFEHEDEARHFLEELRIRLKEFALSLHPEKTRLIEFGRHAEDNRRRRGLGKPETFSFLGFTFICGRSRQGKFQIRRKSRKDRMRAKLQAVKQGLQRRMHQSVLEQGKWLRQVVTGYFNYHAVPTNSRALAAFRYFVIEHWRRMLRRRSQTDGTTWQRVARLASDLLPKPQILHPWPRTRFAVTHPRWEPYAGKPHVRICAGGAQQ, from the coding sequence ATGAACAGGTGCGGGAAGTCGGATGCGGCCGTAGTAGCTGGGAAGCCGGCGAACGAAGCGGAGCGATCCGCGGAGGAGCAGGTGGAGCAAAGGGCCGTGACCGAGGGGAATGCGGACCAGCAAAGCACGTCCCGGACGCCGAGCCGGACAAGCGTGACACCTGCGCTGGAACGCATACGGCGAACGGCAAGGGAAAGGAAGAAGGAGAGGTTCACCGCGCTGCTCCACCACATCAATCCCGACCTGCTCGCGGCGGAGTTCTTCGCGCTGAAGAAGCATGCCGCGGCGGGCGCGGACGGGGTGACGTGGCGGGACTATGAGCAAAACCTCAAGGCCAATCTCGAGGACCTGCATGCTCGTATCCACCGGGGCGCGTATCGACCACAGCCGTCGCGGCGGGTCTATATCCCGAAGCCGGACGGACGGCAGCGACCCCTGGCGATTGCGGCCCTTGAGGACAAGATCGTCCAGCGGGCAACGGCCGCTGTGCTCAACGCGATCTATGAGGAAGACTTCCTCGGGTTCTCGTACGGGTTCCGGCCCGGGCGCAGCACGCACGATGCGATGAATGCGCTCATGGTCGGAATCGAGCGCAGAAAGGTGAACTTCATTGTCGACGCCGACATCCGGGCGTTCTTCGACACGGTGGACCAGGAATGGCTGATCCGCTTCGTAGAGCATCGGATCGGCGACCAGCGCATCATCCGCCTGATCCGCAAATGGCTCAAGGCGGGTGTCCTCGAAGAAGGGACGGTCAGGGTCAGCGAGCAGGGGACAGCGCAAGGGGCGGTGATCTCGCCGCTGCTTGCCAACATCTACCTGCACTATGCCCTTGATCTGTGGGCCGAACGCTTCCGACGGCGCGAGGCCACGGGTGACATGATCATCGTGCGATACGCCGACGACTTCATTGTCGGCTTTGAGCATGAGGATGAGGCCCGGCACTTCCTCGAAGAACTGCGCATACGGCTTAAGGAGTTCGCGCTGTCACTGCATCCCGAGAAGACCCGGCTGATCGAGTTCGGACGCCATGCGGAGGACAACCGCCGGCGTCGCGGGCTCGGCAAGCCGGAGACCTTCAGCTTCCTCGGCTTCACCTTCATCTGCGGCCGATCCAGGCAAGGCAAGTTCCAGATCAGGCGCAAGTCTCGCAAGGATCGCATGCGGGCGAAGCTGCAAGCCGTGAAGCAGGGGCTGCAACGGCGCATGCACCAGTCGGTGCTCGAACAGGGCAAATGGCTGCGGCAGGTCGTCACCGGGTACTTCAATTACCATGCGGTGCCGACCAACAGCCGAGCGCTTGCCGCCTTCCGCTACTTCGTCATCGAACACTGGAGGCGAATGCTTCGGCGCCGCAGCCAGACCGACGGCACGACGTGGCAGCGGGTTGCGCGGCTTGCCTCCGACTTGCTCCCCAAGCCACAAATCCTCCATCCTTGGCCCCGAACACGCTTCGCCGTCACTCACCCGAGGTGGGAGCCGTATGCGGGAAAGCCGCACGTACGGATCTGTGCGGGGGGCGCTCAGCAATGA
- a CDS encoding Tex family protein gives MANINQKIAQELGVRAEQVEAAVTLLDGGATVPFIARYRKEATGALDDAQLRTLEERLVYLRELEDRRKAILESVREQGKLDAALEASIMAADSKARLEDIYLPFKPKRRTKAEIAKEAGLEPLANQLIAEPGNDPKVVAEGFINAEKGVADAAAALDGARAVLVERFDEDADLIGALREEMWTNARMASKVRDGKKTEGEKFADYFDFSEPLTKLPSHRILAMFRGEKEEILDLQIQAETEAPPPGVPSAYELKIMKRFGIADLKRPGDRWLIDTVRWAWRTKIQVHLNIDLRMRLWNSAETEAVRVFASNLRDLLLAAPAGTRVTMGLDPGYRTGVKVAVVDATGKVVDTTAIYPHEPQRQWNESLATLGRLAIKHKVELIAIGNGTASRETDKLATELVKGLPELKMNKIVVSEAGASVYSASAFASEELPGLDVTLRGAVSIARRLQDPLAELVKIEPKAIGVGQYQHDLGQAKLAKSLDAVVEDCVNAVGVDVNTASAPLLARVSGVGSGLAQSIVAHRDANGPFKSRKALKDVPRLGPKAFEQCAGFLRILGGEDPLDASGVHPEAYPVVRRILEATRSDIKALIGNGDVVRTLKPKDFVDETFGLPTVTDILKELEKPGRDPRPAFKAAVFKEGVEEIKDLKKGMILEGTVTNVAAFGAFVDIGVHQDGLVHISAMSKTYIKDPREVVKPGDIVKVKVLDFEVARKRISLTLRLDDEVGAKKDAPGMQRDNNQRNPTRMTSSAPRKQESSGGGALAEALRRAAEKNNGKRA, from the coding sequence GTGGCCAACATCAACCAGAAGATTGCGCAGGAGCTTGGGGTTCGCGCCGAGCAGGTCGAGGCGGCGGTGACGCTGCTCGACGGCGGCGCAACGGTTCCCTTCATCGCCCGCTACCGCAAGGAAGCGACCGGTGCGCTCGACGACGCGCAATTGCGCACCCTGGAGGAGCGCCTGGTCTACCTGCGCGAACTCGAGGACCGCCGCAAGGCCATCCTCGAATCGGTCCGCGAGCAGGGCAAGCTCGACGCCGCGCTCGAGGCCTCGATTATGGCCGCCGACAGCAAGGCCCGCCTCGAGGATATCTATCTGCCGTTCAAGCCGAAGCGCCGCACCAAGGCGGAGATCGCCAAGGAAGCCGGCCTCGAGCCGCTCGCCAATCAGCTTATCGCCGAGCCCGGCAATGATCCGAAGGTCGTCGCCGAAGGCTTCATCAACGCGGAGAAGGGCGTAGCGGACGCCGCCGCCGCGCTCGACGGTGCCCGCGCCGTCCTGGTCGAGCGTTTCGACGAGGACGCCGACCTGATCGGCGCACTGCGTGAGGAGATGTGGACCAATGCGCGCATGGCCTCCAAGGTGCGCGACGGCAAGAAGACCGAGGGCGAGAAGTTCGCCGACTATTTCGATTTCTCCGAGCCGCTGACAAAACTGCCGTCGCACCGCATCCTCGCGATGTTCCGCGGTGAGAAGGAAGAGATTCTCGATCTGCAAATCCAGGCCGAGACTGAGGCGCCGCCACCGGGCGTGCCGAGCGCCTATGAATTGAAGATCATGAAGCGGTTCGGCATTGCCGACCTCAAGCGCCCCGGCGACCGTTGGCTGATCGACACCGTGCGCTGGGCCTGGCGCACCAAGATCCAGGTGCATCTCAATATCGATCTGCGCATGCGGCTGTGGAATTCGGCCGAGACCGAAGCCGTGCGCGTGTTCGCCTCCAACCTGCGCGACCTCCTGCTGGCCGCGCCCGCAGGCACCCGCGTCACCATGGGGCTCGATCCCGGCTACCGCACCGGCGTGAAGGTTGCCGTCGTCGATGCCACCGGCAAGGTGGTCGACACCACCGCGATCTATCCGCACGAGCCGCAGCGGCAGTGGAACGAGTCGCTGGCGACCCTCGGCCGGCTCGCGATCAAGCACAAGGTCGAGCTGATCGCGATCGGCAACGGCACCGCCTCGCGCGAGACCGACAAGCTCGCGACCGAGCTGGTCAAGGGGCTGCCTGAGCTGAAGATGAACAAGATCGTGGTGTCGGAAGCCGGCGCGTCGGTCTATTCGGCCTCGGCCTTCGCCTCGGAGGAGCTGCCCGGCCTCGATGTCACCCTGCGCGGCGCGGTGTCGATCGCACGGCGCCTGCAGGACCCGCTCGCCGAGCTCGTCAAGATCGAGCCGAAGGCGATCGGCGTCGGCCAGTACCAGCACGACCTCGGCCAGGCCAAGCTGGCCAAATCGCTCGATGCCGTGGTCGAGGATTGCGTGAACGCGGTCGGCGTCGACGTCAACACCGCCTCCGCGCCGCTGCTGGCGCGCGTGTCCGGCGTCGGCTCCGGCCTTGCCCAGAGCATCGTGGCGCATCGTGATGCCAACGGTCCGTTCAAGTCGCGCAAGGCGCTCAAGGACGTGCCGCGGCTCGGGCCGAAGGCGTTCGAGCAGTGTGCGGGCTTCCTGCGTATCCTCGGCGGCGAGGATCCGCTCGATGCCTCCGGCGTGCATCCGGAAGCCTATCCGGTGGTGCGCCGGATTCTCGAAGCGACCAGGAGCGACATCAAGGCGCTGATCGGCAACGGCGACGTCGTGCGCACCTTGAAGCCGAAGGATTTCGTCGACGAGACCTTCGGTCTGCCGACCGTCACCGACATCCTGAAGGAATTGGAAAAGCCCGGCCGCGACCCGCGCCCTGCGTTCAAGGCTGCGGTGTTCAAGGAAGGTGTCGAGGAGATCAAGGATCTCAAGAAGGGCATGATCCTCGAGGGTACCGTGACCAACGTCGCCGCCTTCGGCGCCTTCGTCGATATCGGCGTGCACCAGGACGGCCTCGTGCACATCTCGGCGATGTCCAAGACCTACATCAAGGACCCGCGCGAGGTGGTGAAGCCCGGCGACATCGTCAAGGTGAAGGTGCTGGACTTCGAGGTCGCCCGCAAGCGCATCTCGCTGACGCTGCGCCTCGACGACGAGGTCGGCGCCAAGAAGGACGCACCTGGCATGCAGCGCGACAACAATCAGCGCAACCCAACACGCATGACCTCGTCCGCGCCGCGCAAGCAGGAATCTTCGGGCGGCGGCGCCCTCGCCGAGGCGCTGCGACGCGCGGCGGAGAAGAACAACGGCAAGCGGGCGTGA
- a CDS encoding ring-opening amidohydrolase yields the protein MRTTSVSVFRIATTGPGDVSGLMDLIGSGAIDPTSILAVLGKTEGNGGVNDFTREYAVAALCTALAPKLGLSPAAVEQRIAFVMSGGTEGVLSPHITVFTRSEAERPAGLSGKRLSIGMAHTRDFLPEELGRSAQITETARAVQAAMADAGIGDPADVHFVQIKCPLLTSDRVAAAKARGNTTATTSAYSSMAYSRGASALGVAVALGEIATEVGDADVLRRYDLFSKVASTSSGIELMHNVVIVLGNSTSSVSECVIGHAVMEDAIDAAAVTAALESVGLGANPQPGCALVNIFAKAEASPDGSVRGFRHTMLEDTDISSTRHARAAVGGLIAGLAGTGAVYVSGGAEHQGPAGGGPVAAIARLSD from the coding sequence ATGCGTACGACATCGGTCAGCGTCTTCAGGATCGCCACCACGGGCCCCGGCGACGTCTCCGGCCTGATGGACCTGATCGGCTCCGGCGCGATCGATCCCACCTCGATCCTCGCCGTTCTCGGCAAGACCGAGGGCAATGGCGGCGTCAACGATTTCACCCGGGAGTACGCGGTGGCCGCGCTCTGCACGGCGCTGGCGCCCAAGCTCGGCCTGTCGCCGGCGGCAGTCGAGCAGCGCATCGCCTTCGTGATGTCGGGCGGCACCGAAGGCGTGCTCAGCCCGCATATCACGGTGTTCACGCGCAGCGAAGCCGAGCGCCCGGCGGGCCTGTCCGGCAAGCGCCTCAGCATCGGCATGGCGCACACGCGCGACTTCCTGCCCGAGGAGCTCGGCCGCTCCGCGCAGATCACCGAGACGGCCAGGGCCGTGCAAGCCGCGATGGCCGATGCCGGCATCGGCGATCCCGCGGACGTCCATTTCGTGCAGATCAAGTGCCCGCTGCTGACCAGCGACCGCGTTGCGGCGGCAAAGGCGCGCGGCAACACAACGGCGACGACAAGCGCTTACAGCTCGATGGCCTATTCACGCGGTGCGTCCGCGTTGGGCGTCGCGGTCGCGCTCGGCGAGATCGCCACAGAAGTCGGCGACGCCGACGTGCTGCGGCGCTATGATCTGTTCTCCAAGGTGGCCTCGACCTCGTCGGGAATCGAGCTGATGCACAACGTCGTCATCGTGCTCGGCAATTCGACGTCGTCAGTCAGCGAGTGTGTGATCGGGCATGCCGTGATGGAGGATGCGATCGACGCCGCGGCGGTGACCGCGGCATTGGAGAGCGTCGGGCTTGGTGCAAATCCGCAGCCGGGCTGCGCACTCGTCAACATCTTTGCCAAAGCTGAGGCTTCGCCTGACGGCAGCGTGCGCGGCTTTCGCCACACCATGCTGGAGGACACCGACATCAGCTCGACCCGCCACGCGCGCGCCGCGGTCGGCGGCCTGATTGCAGGTCTCGCCGGCACCGGTGCGGTCTATGTCTCCGGCGGCGCCGAGCATCAGGGACCTGCGGGCGGTGGCCCGGTTGCAGCGATCGCACGACTGTCGGATTGA